The following proteins are co-located in the Gorilla gorilla gorilla isolate KB3781 chromosome 18, NHGRI_mGorGor1-v2.1_pri, whole genome shotgun sequence genome:
- the LOC134757465 gene encoding LOW QUALITY PROTEIN: uncharacterized protein (The sequence of the model RefSeq protein was modified relative to this genomic sequence to represent the inferred CDS: substituted 1 base at 1 genomic stop codon) translates to PPSPPSSSHPPPLSPSPPPPSSPPSSPPPRTSPPSSPPXSPPPLPSPPPPPSSPSSSPPPPPPPLPPPSSPPSSPSPPPPPPPPPSPPSSPPPPPSSSPPPPSSPSPPPPPPSPPSSPPPPPSSPSPPPPPPSPPSSPPPPPSPPSPPPPPPSPPSPPPPPPSPPSPPPPPSPPSPPPPPSSPPSPPPPPLSPP, encoded by the coding sequence cctccatcaccaccatcatcatctcaTCCACCTCCGTTATCGCCATCACCTCCTCCAccttcatcaccaccatcatcacctcctCCACGTACATCACCACCTTCTTCACCACCATGATCACCTCCTCCACTTCcatcaccacctcctccaccttcatcaccatcatcatcacctcctccacctccaccacctcttccacctccttcatcaccaccatcatctccttcacctccaccaccacctcctccacctccatcacctccatcatcacctcctccacctccatcatcatcacctccacctccatcatctccatcaccaccacctccacctccgtcacctccatcatcacctcctccacctccatcatctccatcaccaccacctccacctccgtcacctccatcatcacctcctccacctccatcacctccatcaccaccacctccacctccgtcacctccatcaccacctcctccacctccatcacctccatcaccacctccacctccatcacctccatcaccacctcctccaccatcatcacctccatcaccacctcctccacctctgtcACCTCCGTga